A single Aspergillus puulaauensis MK2 DNA, chromosome 7, nearly complete sequence DNA region contains:
- a CDS encoding uncharacterized protein (CAZy:CE3;~COG:S;~EggNog:ENOG410PWFQ;~InterPro:IPR036514,IPR013517;~PFAM:PF13517) → MIGSLSNGDMSDPNHEGHSGKMLADIREYLELSLPVKPNIVLVHAGTNNMDLEVDLDKADSLIEAIIDRTFEGAPGVTVLVAPVIWANDPRMQANTDAFNAKLAAIIKRKQGGGQQILSVPIEITAGDLSDKKHPNGDGYTKMANAWYKAIIDAHERGWIRDPAKVDANDLPGMGLGYGDAGDDTSQVNCGDKIWERKGQVFDGYRVWDDEGTIFPAVEGASRDKVILADLNNDGHTDYILAYDGGAVKAWMNTGEENNPWVNLGEVNPDWKEVTGDMIRMADVDNDGKADLIILYSDGAAKVWRNVDNGRKFESLDPEWASGLSEPREKIHFKDMDGDGYADYVILYEGGSVDWARNTHNNGKDKGKRNWEKAVTIAPGPAGVPNNRAQLYDLDGDGFTDYVVVYEGGSVDAWRNTGSLNEDGRNWDSLGTIAPGVKGVTGDMIRFADMDGDGNADFLAIADDGSIRKWKNQGIVGAKDSSLRFADLDGDGLDDIVSVDGKGRARAWLNKGGDGKWSDVGEIAPGLDEDLSSSRIEFADVNGDGLDDFLVIYGGGAVKAYLNNGNIPNPGSGRTWQTGIVISEGVGEPGRTVQFADLDGDGYADFLVVFDGGAVDAWLNQQNIPPADGGRIWGERTTVATGVGEPGSKVRFADLTGDKKAEYIVQYDGGSAKAYLNTGNIPDAGKPRNFDNLGTVATGVDPQGPVVYADINGDGKADYLVVFENGKIHSYVNSCSWKPGEGDGDGGDGDGGDSGDGDGDGDGDGDGDGDGDGDDGDDVLIDPSIWKDDNPHVACEPPCNFVLPPTVLPSPTTITLPPYTTDLEVVWTDDSGIIHEMTQKTTLTLPPITTQTISFWPHSYPISSGSEFTFSPTPLILPPPLTITNDPNPLSESGVTHSPVTRTVSPYPYPTEEPGDDNDDDNDNDDNDDDDDDDDDDDDDDDGDDNELFGGPFPGITGVDGPPGPICKSGCGSPCKGGSCGGLDGPCTPGLTCPPGSDHDDPSDEGDDDDDDDDDDDDEDGDVCELDPSDEDPGDPTPRPPPDDDGGDDDGGDDGGDDGGDDGGDDDGGDDGGDDGGDDGGDDGGDDGGDDGGDDGGDDGGDDGGDDGGDDGGDDGGDDGGDDGGDDGGDDGGDDDESDPDTGDYKCVEVEIKTNQQDTEDTETGILKVDGETKCDDERDRDKDNKGEYFSCDDGFWLSFKRVDDQEGYVDVWYTVPGMEEKKIQASGSSSTSVCGPGGTMTEYCTTSEYSWYTGDC, encoded by the exons ATGATAGGAAGTCTGTCGAACGGCGACATGTCGGACCCCAACCACGAGGGCCACAGCGGCAAGATGCTGGCTGATATCAGGGAGTATCTTGAGTTGTCTCTGCCCGTGAAGCCGAATATCGTGCTTGTGCATGCGGGCACGAATAATATGGACTTGGAGGTGGATTTGGACAAGGCGGATTCCCTCATTGAGGCGATTATTGATCGCACGTTCGAGGGGGCGCCCGGCGTTACTGTTCTTGTGGCGCCAGTGATCTGGGCAAATGACCCTCGGATGCAGGCGAATACGGATGCCTTTAATGCGAAGCTGGCCGCCATCATTAAGCGGAAGCAAGGCGGTGGCCAGCAGATTCTGTCTGTGCCGATTGAGATTACGGCCGGTGATCTATCCGATAAGAAGCATCCTAATGGGGATGGGTATACTAAAATGGCGAACGCTTGGTATAAGGCTATCATCGATGCTCACGAGCGTGGGTGGATCCGGGACCCGGCCAAAGTTGATGCCAATGACCTCCCAGGGATGGGGCTAGGATACGGAGACGCAGGTGATGACACTTCTCAGGTCAATTGCGGAGACAAGATTTGGGAGAGAAAAGGGCAAGTCTTTGACGGGTATCGCGTctgggatgatgagggaACCATATTTCCCGCCGTCGAAGGTGCCTCCCGGGATAAGGTCATTCTCGCAGACCTTAACAATGATGGGCACACCGATTACATCCTGGCGTATGATGGCGGCGCTGTTAAGGCCTGGATGAACACCGGGGAAGAGAACAACCCCTGGGTGAACCTGGGAGAAGTCAACCCGGACTGGAAAGAAGTGACGGGGGATATGATCCGCATGGCAGACGTCGACAACGATGGCAAGGCGGATCTGATCATCCTGTACTCCGACGGTGCTGCTAAGGTCTGGAGGAACGTGGACAATGGCCGCAAGTTCGAGTCTCTCGATCCTGAATGGGCATCAGGGTTGAGTGAGCCTCGGGAGAAGATTCACTTCAAGGACATGGACGGAGATGGTTATGCCGATTATGTGATTCTCTACGAAGGAGGCTCCGTTGACTGGGCACGCAACACTCACAACAATGGCAAGGATAAGGGCAAGCGGAACTGGGAGAAAGCCGTTACAATCGCACCGGGGCCAGCTGGTGTACCGAATAACCGAGCCCAGCTGTACGACTTGGACGGGGATGGATTCACTG ACTATGTCGTCGTCTACGAAGGAGGATCCGTCGACGCATGGCGAAATACCGGAAGCCTCAATGAAGACGGCCGCAATTGGGACAGCCTAGGCACCATCGCCCCTGGCGTCAAGGGGGTTACAGGTGACATGATTCGATTCGCAGACATGGACGGAGACGGCAACGCAGACTTTCTCGCCATCGCTGACGATGGGAGTATCCGCAAGTGGAAGAACCAGGGCATCGTTGGGGCGAAGGATTCAAGCCTGCGGTTTGCTGAtctcgacggcgacggctTGGACGACATCGTCTCTGTGGACGGTAAAGGCCGCGCCCGCGCATGGCTGAACAAAGGAGGAGACGGCAAATGGAGTGATGTTGGCGAGATTGCTCCCGGTCTGGACGAAGATCTGTCCTCGTCCAGGATCGAGTTTGCCGACGTCAACGGTGACGGGCTTGATGATTTCCTGGTTATCTACGGCGGGGGCGCAGTCAAAGCGTACCTCAACAATGGCAACATTCCTAACCCGGGGTCGGGCCGGACCTGGCAGACCGGCATCGTCATTTCGGAAGGTGTGGGCGAGCCAGGCCGTACGGTGCAGTTTGCAGACCTGGATGGAGACGGGTATGCAGACTTCTTGGTTGTGTTTGACGGTGGTGCAGTTGATGCCTGGCTCAATCAACAAAACATTCCACCTGCAGATGGAGGGCGCATTTGGGGAGAAAGAACTACGGTAGCAACTGGAGTTGGTGAGCCGGGCAGCAAGGTGCGCTTTGCAGATCTCACTGGCGATAAAAAGGCCGAGTATATCGTTCAGTACGATGGTGGCTCTGCTAAGGCGTATCTGAACACGGGCAACATCCCAGATGCCGGCAAGCCTAGAAATTTCGATAATCTGGGCACCGTCGCCACCGGTGTTGACCCGCAAGGCCCGGTAGTGTATGCCGACATTAATGGAGATGGCAAGGCCGACTATCTTGTTGTATTTGAGAATGGCAAGATCCATTCCTATGtcaacagctgcagctggaagCCTGGAGAGggtgatggagatggtggtgatggtgatggtggagatagtggtgatggtgacggtgatggtgatggcgatggagatggagatggcgatggagatggagatgatggtgACGATGTCCTGATTGACCCATCCATCTGGAAGGACGACAACCCCCACGTCGCCTGCGAGCCACCCTGCAACTTCGTTCTCCCCCCGACAGTCCTTCCCAGcccaacaacaatcacatTGCCCCCCTACACCACAGACCTCGAGGTTGTCTGGACTGACGACAGTGGTATAATCCACGAAATGACCCAAAAAACTACACTGACACTCCCGCCCATAACCACCCAGACAATCTCATTCTGGCCACATTCATACCCAATAAGCTCCGGCTCCGAGTTCACCTTCAGTCCTACCCCACTGATCCTACCCCCTCCCTTGACTATCACGAACGATCCCAATCCGTTGTCCGAATCGGGTGTCACTCATTCACCGGTTACTCGTACCGTCTCGCCGTATCCTTATCCCACGGAAGAACCGGGGGATGataacgacgacgacaacgacaatgacgacaatgacgacgatgacgatgacgatgacgatgatgatgatgatgatgatggtgatgataaCGAGCTGTTCGGTGGCCCGTTCCCGGGTATAACTGGGGTTGATGGGCCTCCGGGCCCTATATGCAAGTCGGGATGTGGATCACCATGTAAGGGAGGTTCGTGTGGTGGTCTAGATGGGCCTTGTACGCCGGGGCTTACTTGTCCACCTGGAAGTGATCACGATGATCCTTCAGATgaaggcgacgacgacgatgatgatgatgacgacgatgacgatgaagacggtgATGTTTGTGAGCTTGATCCCTCTGATGAGGACCCAGGTGATCCTACGCCTCGACCTCCGcctgatgatgacggtggtgatgacgatggaggcgatgatggaggtgacgatggaggtgatgacggtggtgatgacgatggaggcgatgatggaggtgatgatggaggtgatgatggaggtgatgatggaggtgatgatggaggtgatgatggaggtgatgatggaggtgatgatggaggtgatgatggaggtgatgatggaggtgatgatggaggtgatgatggaggtgatgatggaggtgatgatggaggtgatgatggaggtgatgatggaggcgacgacgacgaaagTGACCCCGACACAGGGGACTATAAGTGTGTCGAGGTTGAAATCAAGACGAACCAACAAGACACGGAGGATACCGAAACCGGAATCCTGAAAGTGGATGGGGAAACAAAGTGCGATGACGAGAGAGACCGGGACAAGGACAACAAGGGCGAGTATTTTAGCTGCGACGATGGCTTTTGGCTGTCGTTTAAACGGGTCGACGATCAGGAAGGGTATGTGGATGTGTGGTACACGGTGCCGgggatggaagagaagaagatccaagCGTCTGGAAGCAGCTCGACTTCAGTTTGTGGGCCTGGTG GAACAATGACAGAGTATTGCACAACGTCGGAGTATTCCTGGTATACTGGGGACTGTTGA
- a CDS encoding uncharacterized protein (COG:S;~EggNog:ENOG410PXK9;~SECRETED:SignalP(1-18)) — protein MKLLQLFSCAWLALLVSAAIYTGPQTTEMEDGVEVWKTKISDDSPTLTHRVNDLQTRNARPKIVFNCAIVPALCNNARSKLGDGSTATMHYDADWVKVRKNARRAFPCPNTWDTTHTCPESNQPSEFWFTDKGKSNLKKKEIKMWKGKHGDESPDNTQLAQLTRITHDDDGKPIEQWSKVGAKLTCDEWPAASWIEGGQGANSYCAPGRAKCPQGGKLNTEQDFQSSVYGQVINWYNKFYDQWPVNDSWTDNKDIKHDLNYQIFKFDIELVSDGDDKYATWLEANGRKRYCFPKSDGAGCKTSWDEDPDDYFGQKA, from the exons ATGAAGCTCCTACAGCTGTTTTCCTGCGCCTGGCTGGCCCTTCTGGTCTCTGCTGCTATATATACTGGTCCGCAGACGACAGAAATGGaagatggcgttgaggtcTGGAAAACAAAGATAAGTGACGACAGTCCCACACTCACCCACAGAG TGAATGATCTTCAAACCAGGAATGCACGCCCCAAGATCGTCTTCAATTGTGCCATTGTCCCAGCCCTCTGCAACAACGCCCGGAGCAAGCTCGGCGACGGCTCAACAGCGACGATGCACTACGACGCTGACTGGGTTAAGGTCCGCAAGAACGCACGTCGAGCCTTTCCCTGCCCGAACACCTGGGACACAACCCATACATGCCCCGAGAGCAACCAGCCAAGCGAATTCTGGTTCACGGATAAGGGGAAATCGAACCTCAAGAAAAAAGAGATCAAGATGTGGAAAGGGAAGCATGGGGACGAGAGTCCGGACAATACTCAGCTCGCCCAACTCACTAGAATCACGcatgacgatgatggcaaaCCGATCGAGCAATGGAGCAAAGTTGGGGCTAAACTCACGTGTGATGAATGGCCGGCAGCATC ATGGATCGAAGGGGGCCAAGGAGCAAATTCTTACT GTGCACCAGGGCGTGCCAAGTGCCCACAAGGCGGAAAACTGAATACCGAACAAGACTTCCAGAGTTCAGTTTATGGCCAAGTCATT AATTGGTACAACAAGTTCTACGATCAGTGGCCGGTAAATGACAGCTGGACCGACAACAAGGACATCAAACACGACTTAAATTATCAGATTTTCAAGTTTGACATCGAGCTGGTGAGTGACGGTGATGATAAATATGCCACCTGGCTTGAGGCGAATGGCCGCAAACGATACTGCTTTCCCAAGTCGGATGGTGCTGGCTGCAAAACAAGCTGGGACGAGGATCCCGACGACTACTTTGGCCAAAAAGCGTAG
- a CDS encoding uncharacterized protein (COG:S;~EggNog:ENOG410PJ3H;~InterPro:IPR002110,IPR020683;~go_function: GO:0005515 - protein binding [Evidence IEA]) — MCGGYRLLQYAHFYLPTLLQRLNSICPDSYLVGGLLDHLTQRYRNHEFQATMDDRDPPYANSIYKKRYPTAYETVRQTFRFHLAEKRWGWNRNNSEAWVNFDPLITSKMLVRLQSHYEDLVADDDFSHGMQIHYGPCLFKCTYLFCTYSRRGFTTRQERDTHVANHERPFKCPVPNCIYYTLGFNVQRRCNEHLAQFHTQKFSADDLSNLKPEDAQPLLFTLTVEGDAENVQRLMSSPGGQKLSPEVVAAARLIAAEQGSLAITQLLAPLGETELSRRVVRAAVRSESIECAEWAIAKADSTDATELMKVVLNVKSERIYRKWEEYILSRLEESPQVQPEPTSAEPYSSRRYKHHNSLIDNVFKQPVFSDIKGSVLKETRLQHTLEELRAYMKPHILGAILVRIAKSSCTLSLAKQILSYGAPVDYPRVNTRPVSPRKGTGITALHAAAKKNTKDAALLIQLLVMNGAIEDMARVREEPGAKGLPQFIGVSFNDLIQLRLQYQQTPREPSSPGVTDTELKIVAEKIDLTTS; from the exons ATGTGCGGTGGTTACCGACTCCTTCAGTATGCACACTTCTATCTTCCTACATTACTCCAACGTTTGAATAGCATTTGCCCAGATTCCTATCTCGTTGGGGGGCTTTTGGACCACTTGACGCAGCGATATAGGAATCATGAATTCCAGGCCACGATGGATGATCGGGACCCGCCGTACGCGAATAGCATCTACAAGAAACGCTATCCAACGGCATATGAGACCGTCCGTCAGACTTTCAGATTCCATCTTGCCGAGAAGCGTTGGGGGTGGAACAGAAACAACA GCGAAGCTTGGGTCAACTTTGATCCCCTGATCACCTCGAAAATGCTCGTCCGTTTGCAGAGCCATTACGAGGACCTGGTAGCAGATGATGACTTCAGTCATGGAATGCAAATACACTACGGCCCTTGCCTGTTTAAATGCACATACCTGTTCTGCACGTACAGCCGCCGCGGATTTACGACGAGACAGGAGCGAGACACCCATGTAGCAAACCACGAGCGGCCCTTCAAATGCCCAGTACCGAACTGCATTTATTATACTCTTGGGTTCAACGTGCAGAGACGATGCAACGAGCATCTAGCTCAATTCCATACTCAAAAGTTCAGTGCAGACGACCTATCCAACCTGAAACCAGAGGATGCCCAGCCTCTCCTGTTTACGCTCACGGTAGAAGGCGACGCGGAAAACGTACAACGCCTGATGTCGTCACCTGGTGGGCAAAAGCTATCCCCGGAAgtcgttgctgctgcgaggCTTATTGCAGCTGAACAGGGCTCACTAGCCATAACACAACTGCTAGCCCCGCTCGGCGAGACAGAGCTTTCACGGCGGGTCGTACGGGCGGCAGTGAGAAGCGAGAGTATTGAGTGTGCCGAATGGGCTATTGCGAAGGCAGACTCAACCGATGCTACAGAGCTGATGAAGGTGGTCCTCAACGTGAAATCCGAGAGGATCTATAGAAAGTGGGAAGAATACATCCTGAGCAGGCTAGAAGAATCTCCACAAGTTCAACCAGAGCCGACCAGCGCAGAGCCATATTCTTCACGCCGTTATAAACACCACAACTCCTTAATTGACAATGTATTCAAACAACCGGTATTCAGTGACATCAAGGGTAGTGTTTTGAAGGAAACCAGATTGCAACATACCCTGGAGGAGCTCAGAGCATACATGAAACCACATATACTAGGAGCCATCCTGGTGAGGATAGCAAAGTCAAGCTGTACATTGTCTCTGGCGAAGCAGATACTGTCGTATGGGGCACCAGTCGACTACCCACGGGTCAACACTCGTCCTGTGTCACCTCGTAAAGGAACAGGAATCACGGCGCTGCAtgcagcagcgaagaagaacacCAAGGATGCCGCCTtgctcatccagctcctcgtaATGAATGGCGCGATAGAAGATATGGCGCGTGTTAGAGAGGAGCCAGGTGCAAAGGGGCTCCCACAATTTATCGGCGTCAGCTTCAATGATCTTATCCAGCTCAGGTTGCAATACCAGCAAACACCCCGTGAACCGTCCTCACCAGGTGTTACAGATACCGAGCTAAAGATTGTTGCGGAAAAGATTGATTTGACAACCTCATAG